Proteins encoded by one window of Serratia nevei:
- a CDS encoding polyketide cyclase, with product MLSAQTLHVTINRPCDEVYAFLSQPENFPLWAKGLANSLRREDEDWVADTPQGRIHIRFSAPNAFGVLDHWVTLPDGGVVYVPLRALANRRGTEVIFTLFRQPDMDDALFARDAGLVNADLQALKHYLEPS from the coding sequence ATGCTGAGCGCACAAACGCTGCATGTTACCATCAACCGCCCTTGTGACGAGGTATATGCCTTTCTCAGCCAGCCGGAAAACTTCCCCTTGTGGGCCAAAGGGTTAGCCAACAGCTTGCGGCGGGAAGATGAAGACTGGGTGGCGGACACCCCGCAGGGGCGGATCCACATTCGCTTCAGCGCGCCAAATGCCTTCGGCGTGCTGGATCATTGGGTGACGCTGCCGGACGGCGGCGTGGTCTACGTGCCGCTGCGCGCGCTCGCCAACCGGCGCGGCACCGAGGTGATCTTCACCCTGTTCCGCCAGCCGGATATGGACGATGCGCTGTTCGCCCGCGACGCCGGGCTGGTGAACGCCGATCTGCAGGCGCTGAAGCATTACCTTGAGCCCAGCTAA
- a CDS encoding methyl-accepting chemotaxis protein, whose protein sequence is MGLLSGVICVIALFSLLQLFSTVFISNILRDAKANLVAGDGLHRQQATMDRARLSLLTASDSLNRAGIYYLQDKATGSDGSWHSLLDESLAALQASEQAFAQFERLSAEAPEAAGVLKDSYRLFYDGLKEQAQGLQGSSIDAFFAVPIQAFQADFNEKYLAYQALNERRGDDVNVRQLAALEQARTFALGALAALALIAVGVWVGVSRWVIAPLRRAIAHLNVLAAGDLSRPLPPERAFNREMHQLQTSIGHMQGGLQRLVSEVRDAASGILNGVGRLADGNRQLTAQSAKQNGELQLATEHVQQLAARVEENGQYAQQASQRTEQARQYAGAGEQMMETVNVSMQGIVNQSAEMRGIVALIDSVAFQTNILALNAAIEAAHAGVHGRGFAIVAKEVGLLAQKSSHSTRDIQQLINRSLQQIDQGSQAVDLLTGNLRQIIDLVNKCSALMGDISLASLNQGESIQDVTARISALNQVARQTGTVVNAVTEASQLLQGESERLEKAMARFRLPAQ, encoded by the coding sequence ATGGGCTTATTAAGCGGCGTAATTTGCGTTATCGCGCTATTTTCTCTGCTGCAACTGTTTTCCACCGTATTTATTTCTAATATTCTGCGCGACGCCAAGGCTAACCTGGTGGCGGGCGATGGCTTGCATCGCCAGCAGGCGACGATGGATCGCGCCAGACTGTCGCTGCTGACGGCCAGCGACAGTCTGAACCGTGCGGGCATTTACTACCTGCAGGACAAAGCCACCGGCTCCGACGGCAGTTGGCACAGCCTGCTGGATGAGTCGTTGGCGGCGCTGCAGGCCTCAGAGCAGGCCTTCGCCCAGTTCGAGCGCCTGAGCGCGGAGGCGCCCGAGGCGGCGGGCGTCCTGAAAGACAGCTACCGCCTGTTCTATGACGGCCTGAAAGAGCAGGCGCAAGGGTTGCAGGGCAGCAGCATCGATGCGTTTTTCGCCGTGCCGATCCAGGCATTTCAGGCGGATTTCAACGAAAAGTATCTCGCTTATCAGGCGCTGAACGAACGGCGTGGCGATGATGTCAACGTGCGGCAATTGGCGGCGCTGGAGCAAGCCAGGACCTTTGCGCTCGGCGCGCTGGCCGCGCTGGCGCTGATCGCCGTGGGGGTGTGGGTCGGCGTCTCTCGCTGGGTGATCGCACCGCTGCGGCGGGCAATCGCGCACCTCAACGTGCTGGCCGCCGGCGATCTTTCGCGGCCGCTGCCGCCTGAGCGGGCATTCAACCGCGAGATGCACCAGCTGCAGACCAGCATTGGCCACATGCAGGGCGGCCTGCAGCGCCTGGTCAGCGAGGTGCGCGATGCGGCGAGCGGGATCCTGAACGGCGTCGGGCGGCTGGCGGACGGCAATCGACAGTTGACGGCGCAGTCGGCGAAGCAGAACGGTGAATTGCAGTTGGCGACTGAGCACGTGCAGCAGCTGGCGGCGCGGGTGGAGGAAAACGGCCAATATGCGCAGCAGGCCAGCCAACGAACCGAACAGGCCCGGCAGTACGCCGGCGCCGGTGAGCAGATGATGGAAACCGTCAATGTTTCGATGCAAGGGATCGTCAACCAATCGGCCGAAATGCGCGGCATCGTCGCGCTGATCGACAGCGTGGCGTTCCAGACCAATATTCTGGCGCTGAATGCGGCAATCGAGGCGGCGCACGCCGGCGTTCATGGCCGCGGCTTTGCCATCGTGGCCAAAGAGGTGGGGCTGCTGGCGCAAAAAAGCAGCCATTCGACGCGCGATATTCAGCAGTTGATCAACCGTTCGTTGCAGCAAATCGATCAAGGTTCGCAGGCGGTGGATCTACTGACGGGCAACCTGCGCCAGATTATCGATCTGGTGAACAAATGCAGTGCGCTGATGGGGGACATTTCCCTGGCATCGCTCAATCAGGGGGAGAGCATTCAGGACGTGACGGCGCGCATCTCGGCGCTGAATCAGGTGGCGCGCCAAACCGGCACGGTGGTGAACGCGGTGACTGAGGCTTCACAGCTGTTGCAGGGCGAGTCGGAACGGTTAGAAAAAGCGATGGCGCGTTTCAGGCTACCGGCGCAATAA
- the osmB gene encoding osmotically-inducible lipoprotein OsmB — protein MNIKRAAGVLVVVMATLSVTACGHMSNRDRNTAIGAGVGAVGGAVLTDGSTLGTLGGAALGGIIGHQTSR, from the coding sequence ATGAATATTAAACGTGCCGCAGGTGTATTGGTGGTGGTGATGGCAACGCTTTCCGTTACCGCATGTGGGCATATGTCCAATCGCGATCGCAACACGGCGATCGGCGCGGGCGTGGGCGCCGTCGGCGGCGCGGTGCTGACCGACGGCAGCACGCTGGGCACCCTTGGCGGCGCAGCGCTCGGCGGCATTATCGGCCACCAGACCAGCCGTTAA
- a CDS encoding DUF427 domain-containing protein — protein MSDLVFASGKPVKIPGPDHPITLTRHPARVVVRAAGQTLADSRNVLILQEATYPPVFYFPREDVNRALLQKNEHVSYCPYKGDCSYFSLVLNGEQEANVAWSYEMPYNAVVAIKDHLAFYPDKVTEIRTEE, from the coding sequence ATGTCCGATCTCGTTTTCGCATCCGGCAAACCGGTGAAAATCCCCGGCCCGGACCACCCAATCACCTTGACCCGCCATCCGGCGCGGGTTGTCGTGCGTGCAGCCGGTCAGACCCTGGCCGACAGCCGCAACGTGCTCATCCTGCAGGAAGCCACCTATCCGCCGGTGTTTTACTTTCCGCGTGAGGATGTGAATCGGGCGCTGTTGCAGAAAAACGAGCACGTCAGCTACTGCCCTTATAAGGGCGACTGCAGTTATTTCTCCCTTGTGCTTAACGGCGAGCAGGAGGCCAATGTGGCCTGGAGTTATGAAATGCCCTACAACGCCGTGGTGGCAATCAAGGATCATCTGGCATTTTATCCCGATAAAGTGACGGAGATCCGCACCGAAGAATGA
- a CDS encoding Rrf2 family transcriptional regulator, translated as MSTSTRFAVAIHILTNITLCRGQTVRSEDIARSVNTNPTVVRRILGALAEAGLTYSQMGQGGGALLARPAEAISLLDVYRAVEDQPYFMLHRTRPNDACYIGHAITPVLEQEFARVGHALEASLAQTSIAEMAGQVERRAGYPFVPCSPQYQADTQ; from the coding sequence GTGTCTACCTCTACGCGATTTGCCGTTGCCATCCATATTCTGACCAACATCACGCTGTGTCGCGGCCAGACGGTGCGTTCCGAAGATATCGCGCGCAGCGTCAACACCAACCCGACGGTGGTGCGGCGCATCCTCGGCGCGCTGGCGGAGGCCGGGCTGACCTATTCACAGATGGGGCAAGGCGGCGGGGCGTTGCTGGCGCGGCCGGCGGAAGCGATCTCGCTGCTGGACGTGTATCGCGCGGTAGAGGATCAACCGTATTTCATGCTGCACCGTACCCGGCCTAACGATGCGTGCTATATCGGCCACGCGATTACCCCGGTGCTGGAGCAAGAGTTCGCGCGCGTCGGTCATGCGCTGGAAGCCAGCCTGGCGCAAACCAGCATCGCCGAAATGGCCGGGCAGGTCGAGCGGCGCGCAGGCTATCCTTTTGTCCCTTGTTCACCGCAATATCAAGCGGATACGCAATAA
- a CDS encoding AcrZ family multidrug efflux pump-associated protein — protein sequence MLEMIESLATVVVLVPVMVAVLLGAIYGLGEVFNVFSAIGRKNG from the coding sequence ATGTTAGAAATGATTGAAAGCTTGGCCACCGTGGTGGTCCTGGTGCCGGTAATGGTGGCCGTCTTGCTCGGCGCGATTTACGGCCTGGGTGAAGTGTTCAACGTCTTTTCCGCTATCGGCCGCAAAAACGGCTGA
- a CDS encoding alpha/beta hydrolase, which yields MSIDLTFEDLSVRAVQYNARASVEDFDACMAEYAALAQRARAQTPGIYDLRYGMSAAERLDLFPACTQPAPLLIFIHGGYWHSQRKEEACSMAAAFARRGVAVATLEYTLAPEATLAEIVHEVRSAVAWLYHHGAPFGIDPARIFVSGSSAGGHLCGMLIADGWQPRYRLPPNAIKGALALSGLYDLRPLCDIYINDWLHLTPEQAQSLSPLFLLPAKEHAPQILLDVGQRETQGFKNQTQAYYDACLARGLDVQLLADRHCNHFTLVNELADAESAMFRQVMAMIDATTRS from the coding sequence ATGAGCATCGATCTGACGTTTGAAGACCTGAGCGTGCGCGCCGTGCAATACAACGCCCGCGCTTCGGTGGAAGATTTTGACGCCTGCATGGCGGAATACGCCGCGCTGGCCCAGCGCGCCAGGGCGCAGACACCCGGCATTTACGATCTGCGCTACGGCATGAGCGCCGCAGAGCGCCTCGATCTGTTCCCGGCCTGCACGCAGCCCGCCCCGCTGCTGATCTTTATTCATGGCGGCTACTGGCATTCGCAGCGCAAAGAGGAAGCCTGTTCGATGGCCGCCGCGTTTGCCCGCCGCGGCGTGGCGGTCGCCACGCTGGAATACACGCTGGCGCCGGAAGCGACGCTGGCGGAGATCGTGCACGAGGTGCGCAGCGCCGTCGCCTGGCTTTATCATCACGGGGCGCCTTTCGGCATCGATCCGGCACGTATTTTCGTCAGCGGCAGTTCGGCCGGCGGCCACCTGTGCGGCATGCTGATCGCCGACGGCTGGCAACCACGCTATCGCCTGCCGCCCAACGCGATCAAAGGCGCGTTGGCGCTGAGTGGCCTCTACGATCTGCGCCCGCTGTGCGATATCTACATCAACGACTGGCTGCACCTGACGCCCGAGCAGGCGCAAAGCCTCAGCCCGCTGTTTTTACTGCCGGCGAAGGAACATGCGCCGCAGATATTGCTCGACGTCGGCCAGCGGGAAACCCAAGGGTTTAAAAACCAGACGCAGGCCTATTATGACGCCTGCCTGGCGCGCGGCCTCGACGTCCAGCTGCTGGCCGATCGCCACTGCAATCACTTTACGTTGGTCAACGAGCTGGCCGATGCGGAAAGCGCGATGTTTCGACAGGTGATGGCGATGATTGACGCAACGACGCGTTCATAG
- a CDS encoding DeoR/GlpR family DNA-binding transcription regulator → MHKAARQRHLLDLLSERGQAAVAELAGAIGVSVDTVRRDLADLERQGLAQKHHGGAIALEPSDMPRQARAALLPQVKQRLGRAVAAQIPPGSTLMLDAGSTLLAVAQALRGPATVITASLDIAQCLSDRPEINLILLGGQWDARQRLFAGGATLALLARYRADIALLGACAVHAQLGLSAGEEADAEVKRAMLANSGERWLVADHMKLDRCEPHHVADLAQIQRLFTDRPWDNLDEQSLIELCVVADDR, encoded by the coding sequence ATGCACAAAGCGGCACGACAGCGCCATTTATTGGATTTGCTCAGCGAACGCGGGCAGGCGGCGGTGGCGGAATTGGCCGGCGCCATCGGCGTTTCGGTCGATACCGTGCGCCGCGATCTGGCCGATCTCGAGCGGCAAGGGTTGGCGCAGAAACATCACGGCGGGGCGATCGCGCTCGAACCGTCCGACATGCCGCGCCAGGCGCGTGCGGCGCTGTTGCCGCAGGTCAAGCAGCGGCTCGGTCGCGCGGTGGCCGCGCAGATCCCACCCGGCAGCACCCTGATGCTGGATGCGGGCAGTACGCTGCTGGCGGTGGCGCAGGCGCTGCGTGGGCCGGCCACGGTGATCACCGCTTCACTGGATATCGCACAGTGCCTGAGCGACAGGCCGGAGATCAACCTGATTCTGCTTGGCGGCCAATGGGATGCGCGCCAGCGGCTGTTCGCCGGCGGCGCCACCCTGGCGTTGCTGGCGCGTTACCGCGCGGACATCGCCTTGCTGGGCGCCTGCGCGGTACATGCGCAGCTGGGGCTGAGCGCCGGCGAGGAGGCCGATGCCGAAGTCAAACGTGCCATGCTGGCCAACAGCGGCGAGCGCTGGCTGGTGGCCGACCATATGAAGCTGGATCGCTGCGAACCGCATCACGTTGCGGATCTGGCGCAGATCCAACGGCTGTTTACCGATCGCCCGTGGGACAACCTGGACGAACAATCACTGATTGAACTTTGTGTCGTCGCCGACGACCGCTAG
- a CDS encoding oxidoreductase, which yields MNDTARPLQVALIGYGFVGKAFHAPLINAVPGLELSVVASRDAAKVHADLPHAQVIADPLEAIHRPEVDLVVIASPNDTHAPLALAALEAGKHVVVDKPFTLDLAQARTLIAAAEKHDRLLSVFQNRRWDSDYLGVKQVIEQGLIGKVTHFESHIDRYRPEVRVRWREQNLPGSGLWFDLGPHMVDQALQLFGLPHSVQANIATLRPNAEVNDWAHVVLNYPTHRVILHGSMLVAGGVARFTVHGEKGSVVKARADGQESQLLAGVTPGSAEWGKDDDAMSLFIGTEPVRTLPTPDGDQRQYYVQVRDALRGAGANPVTAAQALAVMAVLEAATLAAETGVTQTLPLTEAEIAAW from the coding sequence ATGAACGATACCGCACGACCGTTGCAGGTGGCCCTGATTGGCTACGGCTTTGTCGGCAAGGCGTTTCACGCGCCGCTGATTAACGCGGTGCCGGGGCTGGAACTGAGCGTGGTGGCTTCGCGCGATGCCGCCAAGGTGCATGCCGATCTGCCCCACGCGCAGGTGATCGCCGACCCGCTGGAGGCTATCCACCGGCCGGAGGTGGATTTGGTGGTGATCGCGTCGCCGAACGATACCCATGCGCCGCTGGCGCTGGCCGCGCTGGAGGCGGGCAAGCACGTGGTGGTGGATAAACCCTTTACGCTGGATTTGGCGCAGGCGCGTACGCTGATTGCGGCGGCGGAAAAACACGACCGCCTGCTGTCGGTGTTCCAGAACCGCCGCTGGGACAGCGACTACCTGGGCGTGAAGCAGGTGATCGAACAGGGGCTGATCGGCAAGGTGACGCACTTTGAGTCGCACATCGATCGCTACCGCCCTGAAGTGCGGGTGCGCTGGCGCGAACAGAATCTGCCGGGCAGCGGGCTGTGGTTCGATCTGGGGCCGCACATGGTCGATCAGGCGCTGCAGCTGTTCGGTTTGCCGCACAGCGTGCAGGCCAACATCGCCACGCTGCGCCCCAACGCGGAGGTTAACGACTGGGCCCACGTGGTGCTCAACTACCCGACGCACCGCGTGATCCTGCACGGCAGCATGCTGGTGGCGGGGGGCGTAGCGCGCTTTACCGTACACGGCGAGAAAGGCAGCGTAGTCAAAGCGCGCGCCGACGGGCAGGAAAGCCAGCTGCTGGCCGGTGTGACGCCGGGCTCGGCGGAGTGGGGCAAAGACGACGACGCGATGAGCCTGTTTATCGGCACGGAGCCGGTGCGCACGCTGCCGACGCCGGATGGCGACCAGCGTCAGTATTATGTCCAGGTGCGCGACGCGCTGCGCGGCGCCGGCGCCAACCCGGTTACCGCTGCGCAGGCGCTGGCGGTGATGGCGGTGCTGGAGGCGGCCACCCTGGCGGCGGAAACCGGCGTCACCCAAACCCTGCCGCTCACCGAGGCGGAGATCGCCGCCTGGTAA
- a CDS encoding MFS transporter yields the protein MLSHPTPQGVRGILAALSLSMLLSSLGISIANVGLPALATAFHASFQAVQWVLLCYLLAVTTCIIGIGRLGDSLNRRRLLLAGIALFTAASLACALAPQLWLLLAARMAQGLGGAVMMSIAMALAGEALGTEKIGRAMGLLGTMSAVGTALGPSLGGALIAGFGWRAMFLINLPLGLLALWLAWRYLPEGARPAARQEPFDRAGTLLLGGALLCYSLAMTLGRGNFGALNLALMLGALLAGALFIGVERRAASPLLAPTMFRHPALTAGLAASALVMTVMTATLVVGPFYLSRALGLNAAQVGLVMSAGPAVAILTGIPAGYLVDRFGSQRIAQFGLAAVAAGAALLSLLSHWGVLGYVAPIALLTAGYALFQVANNTMLMKDLFPERRGLIAGMVNLARNLGAITGASAMGALFYLASQRVVGTAAAAAYGMRVTYGTAALLALAALLIAFGGRRLMLRYDAR from the coding sequence ATGTTATCCCATCCTACGCCGCAGGGCGTCCGCGGCATACTGGCCGCACTGTCTCTGAGCATGCTGCTGTCATCGCTCGGCATCAGCATCGCCAACGTCGGGCTGCCGGCGCTCGCCACCGCGTTCCATGCTTCGTTCCAGGCGGTACAGTGGGTATTGCTCTGTTATTTGCTGGCCGTCACCACCTGCATCATCGGCATCGGTCGCTTGGGCGACAGCCTTAATCGCCGCCGCCTGCTGCTGGCGGGTATCGCGCTGTTTACCGCCGCTTCGCTGGCTTGTGCGCTGGCCCCGCAGCTTTGGCTGCTGCTGGCGGCGCGCATGGCGCAGGGGCTGGGGGGCGCGGTCATGATGTCGATCGCCATGGCGCTGGCGGGCGAGGCGCTGGGCACGGAAAAAATCGGCCGCGCGATGGGGCTGCTCGGTACCATGTCGGCAGTGGGCACCGCGTTGGGGCCGTCGTTGGGCGGCGCGCTGATCGCCGGTTTCGGCTGGCGGGCGATGTTTCTGATCAATCTGCCGCTGGGCCTGCTGGCGCTGTGGCTCGCCTGGCGATACTTGCCGGAGGGGGCGCGTCCGGCCGCGCGCCAGGAACCGTTCGATCGCGCCGGTACGCTGCTGCTGGGCGGCGCATTGCTCTGCTATTCGCTGGCGATGACCCTGGGGCGCGGCAATTTCGGCGCGCTCAACCTGGCGTTGATGCTGGGGGCCCTGTTGGCGGGGGCGCTGTTCATCGGCGTGGAGCGCCGCGCCGCATCGCCGCTGTTGGCGCCGACGATGTTCCGCCATCCGGCCCTGACCGCGGGGCTGGCGGCCAGCGCGCTGGTAATGACGGTCATGACCGCCACGCTGGTCGTCGGGCCGTTCTATCTGTCGCGCGCGCTGGGGTTAAACGCTGCGCAGGTCGGGCTGGTGATGTCGGCGGGGCCGGCGGTGGCGATCCTGACCGGCATTCCGGCCGGTTATCTGGTGGATCGTTTTGGATCGCAGCGCATCGCCCAGTTTGGGCTGGCGGCGGTGGCCGCCGGTGCGGCGTTGCTGTCGCTGCTTAGCCACTGGGGCGTGCTCGGCTATGTGGCACCCATCGCGCTGCTGACCGCCGGCTATGCGCTGTTTCAGGTGGCCAACAACACCATGCTGATGAAGGATCTGTTTCCTGAACGGCGCGGTTTGATCGCCGGCATGGTCAATCTGGCGCGCAATCTCGGGGCGATCACCGGTGCTTCGGCGATGGGGGCGCTGTTTTATCTGGCCTCGCAGCGGGTGGTGGGAACCGCCGCCGCCGCGGCTTACGGTATGCGTGTGACCTACGGGACGGCGGCGCTGTTGGCGCTGGCGGCGTTGCTCATCGCCTTCGGCGGCCGCCGGCTGATGCTGCGTTACGACGCGCGCTGA
- a CDS encoding dihydrofolate reductase family protein codes for MKCSVYIATSVDGFIAGADGDIDWLLRPEYAVSLLNGLSYEAFIADIDALVMGRHTYEKVRAFPEWPYGELPVVVLSTQPPAQQDTGHVRWMTGEPAAIVAQLADQGCRHLYIDGGQTVQRFLQAGLIDELTITRVPLLLGGGIPLFGTDGPEQRLRLLAVTPSDNGFVQERYAVQRAS; via the coding sequence ATGAAATGCTCGGTTTACATCGCCACCAGCGTGGACGGCTTCATCGCCGGAGCGGACGGCGACATCGACTGGCTGCTGCGGCCCGAGTACGCGGTTTCATTGCTCAACGGGCTAAGCTACGAGGCGTTTATCGCCGACATCGACGCGCTGGTGATGGGGCGTCATACCTATGAAAAAGTTCGCGCCTTTCCCGAGTGGCCCTATGGCGAACTGCCGGTGGTGGTGCTGTCGACGCAGCCGCCCGCACAACAAGATACCGGGCACGTTCGCTGGATGACTGGCGAACCGGCGGCCATCGTGGCGCAGCTGGCCGATCAAGGCTGCCGTCACCTGTATATCGACGGCGGCCAGACCGTCCAGCGCTTCCTGCAGGCCGGGTTGATCGACGAGCTGACTATCACGCGCGTGCCGCTGCTGTTGGGCGGCGGCATTCCCTTGTTCGGCACCGATGGTCCGGAGCAGCGCCTGCGCCTGCTCGCCGTCACTCCCTCGGACAACGGCTTCGTGCAAGAACGCTACGCGGTTCAGCGCGCGTCGTAA